The stretch of DNA GGCAAGACGCGGGGCACTCAATTCCTCTGCTGCTGCCGCCCACTTGACCGATTCTTAGCCCTTGAGTGGCTGTGTGAATTGAGGAACAAGCACCCCGGATTCCTGATTGCTGCTGTGCTAGCGTTCCGGCATGACCCTCAGCCAGCGAGACAGCAATGCGCCCACCGACGTCTTTTTTGACTTTCTGTGTCCCTACGCTTGGCGCGGGATAGAGCTGGCCGCCGTACTGCAGGCGCAGGGGCATGCCTTCCGGCTGCGGCACTTTTCGTTGGTTTAGGGCAACCACGAAGAAAACGGCGGCAAAGAGGGCGTGGTGTGGTGGCTGACCGATCAGGCGTTGGGGGAAGGCAGTCCCTACCAGCAGAATAGTCTGGCCGCGTTTCTGGCTGCCCACGCCGCCGCGCAGCAGGGCGAGGAATTGCACTGGGCGTTTACGCTGGCCCTGTTCCGCGCTGTGCATGAAGACAAGAAGACGCTGGATGAGGCTGCTATCACCGACGCCGCTCACACCGCCGGACTGGATCTGGACGCCTTCGCCGCCGCCCGCGCCGATGAAGCGGGCCTCCGCGCCAGCCTGCGTGCCGAACTGGCTGAGGCCGCCGAGATCGGTGTCTTCGGCACGCCCACCTTCGTCCTGCCCGACGGAAGCGCCGCCTACTACCGCTTCGAGAACCTGACCCGCGACCCCGAAACTGCGCTGGTGTGGTGGAATCTCTACGGAGAAGTGTTGCGCTCCGGTGCAGGCATTGCCACAGTCAAGCGGGCAAAAAATCGTCCGACAAAGAAGGCGTAGGCTCCAGCGCGTCCAGTCCCAGCCGCTGCGCCACTTCTTCCCCCGCCCGTTTCAGGCCGCAGCGCACGTCCATGTAGTCGCGGTACACCGGATCAAAGCTGTAGATCAGCACCGCCAGCATCCCGTGATGGTCTATTTCCATGCCCTGAAGACGGAATCCGGCCCGCAACTTGGGGATCAGTACCGCGTTGTTGGTGGCGTGGTGGTGGCTGCGAACCAGCGTGTAGCCCTCGGCCTTCAGTACGTCCAGCACAGTGGGTAGCAGGCGCGAATAGACGCCTTTGCCGCGGTGCTCTGGCAACAGCGCCGTATTGATCATGTAGGCGGTGCGGGCGTCCCACTGCCGCGAGATCTGCCAGCCTGCCACCTCGCCGCCGTGCAACACGAGCCACGCATGACGCTTGCCGTCTGGCATGGCAAAAGGCGCGTCGGTCTGCCAATCGAACGACACGCTCTGGTACGCCTCAACTTCCAGCCTGTCGGCTACCGCCCAGGCGTCGGCATTGGTAACGGGGCGCAGGCTGTAGCCGCCGCCTAAATCGGTTTCTGCGCCCTGTGCGTCTGGTAAGGGGAAAGTTTCACTTGCCATTCCATGCCTGCCCCTGCGGTTGCTGCTGCGTGATGCAGTGAAAGCTTCCGCCGCCCTCGATGATGGCGCGGCTGCTCAGGCCGATCACCTCGCGTCCCGGAAAGAGGGGACGCAAGACTTCCAGCGCGGGGATGTCGTTGGGGTCGCCGTACTGGGGAACTACCACGAAGCCGTTGCCGATATAAAAGTTGGCGTAGGTGGGCGGTAAGCGGCCTTCTGCCCCCTCCAGGCGCTGCGCGGGCAGTGGCAATTCCACCACCCGGAAGGGCTGGCCGCTGAGGTCGGTCATGGCCTGCAACTGCGCCAGATTGCCCGCCATCGTGGTGTGGTTGGGGTCTTCGGGATTCGGCTCCACGCTGGTTACGATGGTCTGCTCATCCACAAAGCGCGTGATGGTGTCGATGTGGCCGTCGGTGTGGTCGTTTTCCAGCCCGCCGTCCAGCCACAGCAGCTTCTGGATGCCCAGCGTCCCTTGCAGCAGCTCGGCGTAGCCCTCTTCGGTCAGGCCCGGATTGCGCGTGTCGGTCAGGAAACACGAACGGGTGGTCAGGCCCATGCCCGCGCCGTTCACTTCCAGCCCGCCGCCTTCCAGCACTTCGGGCCGATCCCAGTGCGTGAGGCTGAGGGACTGCGCCACGTATTCCGGCACGCGGTCATCGTGCCCCGAATCAAACTTGCCGCCCCAGGCATTGAACCGCCAGTTGATCAGGCTCAGGTCGGCCTCTGCGCCGCTGCCCCGCGTGATGAAAATAGGGCCGTTGTCGCGCATCCACACGTCGTCCAGCGGCACATGATGGAAGGACACGTTCGCACCGTCCAGCCGTTCGCGGGCGTCCTGCTCACTTTCGGTATCGCGCACCAGCAGATGCACGGCTTCAAAGCGGGCAATGGTACGGATCAGCTCGGCAAACTCGGCCCGCACGGCGTCCAGATGCCCGAACCACAGGTCGTCGTTGGCGGGCCAGCCCATCCAGGTGGCGGCGTGCGGAGCCCACTCGGCAGGCATGGCAAACCCCAGCAGGGCGGCGGGCGTGTCTCGCGGCAGCAGGTGCTGTTCGGGGGCAGGCAAGCTAGAGCTGGACAGGTCAGAACGGGTCACGTGGGGCATTGTCGCATTCCGGCATTTGGGGAAAGTGACGGGCCGTGCCCCCGGCAACCCACAACGGGCGAAGCATCGCCGCCTCGCCCGTCTGATCTCCGTTCATTTAGCTCAGTCCACTTACCCCAGCAAAGGCGTGTCGCCCAGATCGGTACTGGCGAGCGCCCGGAATTCGTCGGCTTTCTCGGCAAAGCCCATCTGCTCGTAGCAGGCGGCCAGCTTCAGCGCAAAAAACTGTGTGGCACGGGCGTCTTCGCGGCGTTCGGCGGCTTCCAGGCAGTCGCGGTAATGGCGCACAGCGAGGTGATACTGCGCCCCGCCCTCGGCATGTTCGGCCCGGCAATGGCTGATCCGCAGGGCCACGATGTCGGTGGGAAGGCTCCCGGCAGCATGGGCAGAGGGTGCGCTTTGCAAGTTCACGTCAGAGGTCGCGCCGTTCATGGCCCCGATTTTAAGCGTGTAGCGCAGCAGATGAATGAAAGGTGAACCGGATTTGGCGCGTTAAAGGTGTGTTTCCAAGCGTTGCCTGAAGCCGGTACAGACTTTTGTTGAAGATTTGGGGCAGGGGGTGTAGGCTATATCTTCGTAAAATTTCTCACACTCCTGTAAAGTTTCATTCCCCTGTGACGACTCTGGCCCGCACCGTCAATTTGGGCAAATCCACGTCGGTCATGCGCAGCCGTAGCGCCGTGCCTGCCGGGGCGGGGGTACTGAGCGGCAAGTCGTAGGCCAAGTCGGGAATCAGCAGGGTGGCTTGGGGGCCGCGCCGATCCACGATCACGGCGTCCCACACGCGGTCTGGCTGGGCGGCCACGTAGCGCAGCGTGTGGTGCTTGCGGCTCAGGCGTTCGGCCTGCCGGGTGGCGTCGGCGTTCATCTGGGCCTCGGCCACGCGGGCAGCCACGGCCTTGCCCGCCAGCGGTTCGGTGCCGGTCAGGTGCGAGCGCAACTGCTGATGCACCACCAGATCAAGGTAACGGCGCATAGGGCTGGTGGCCTGCACGTATAATTCCAGCCCCATGCCGTGATGCGGCCCCGGCGAGGGCTGAAAGCGCGTGCGGGCCAGCGTGCGGCGGCGGGCCCACTGGGCGGGCAGGGTGTCGCCGTGTACGTCGCGGGTGGGAGCATCCTGCGTGGCAAACGGCAGGGCGATGCTGTGGTCGTCACCGAAAATAGCGGCTCCCCAGCCTGCAAGCGTCATCGATTCCTGCACCACAAACCGCATCTCGGGCTTGGGCAGCGGCGACACCTCTACGCCGTCTGCATTTACCTTCACGCGCACTTCGGGCAGGTCTATGCTCATGGCCCCTTCCGATTCGCGCAGGTCGCGGCTGGCACGGGCGAGGCGGGCCATCGTCACAAACGGTTCTGCGCCCGCATCCAGCCGCTCCTGTGCCTGCGAATAGGTCAGCCGGGTCACGCGCACGCGGCTCAGGCACACGTCTACGGCGTCGGCGTTGCCGTCCGAATCCAGATCGAGGCTGATGGAGAGCGCGGGCATGGTGTCGTGCAGGCCGAGGCCCGTGCGTTCCACCAACTCGTCGGGCAGCATCCCGATGGTCTGGTCGGGCAAATACAGTGTTGCGCCGCGTGCGCGGGCTTCCAAGTCCAGCGGGCTGTCTGCCGTCACCAGCGCCGAAACGTCGGCCACATGCACCCACAGGCGCGTCAGGCCACCCTCTAGGGCTTCGATGCCCACCGCGTCGTCGGGGTCGCGGTTGCCGTCATCGTCGATGGCAAAGGCTTCCAGATGCGTCAGGTCAAGGCGGGCTTCGTCGGCAAAGTCCGGAACGGGCAGCGTCACTGGGGTTAATGCCGCGCCCAGACGGTCTGCGTACGGTGTGCGGGCGTCTGTCCATATCCCTAACCGCAGCAGCAGGGCATGGGCCGATTCGGGGGTTTCTTGCTGGCCGAGTTCGCGCAGGGTGCGGCTTTTTTCGGCCTTGCCCCGCGCCAGCAGTTCTATTTCGGTGCGCTGGGCCGGTGTGAGCTGATCAGCAGTGAGGGGGGGCAGAGTCATGAATCAAAGGATACGGGGCCGGGCCGGGGAACGGACAGCAGTTGAGTGAATAGAAACTTGGTCTTGCTAGTCCTTCCGGCAAGCTGCGACCATTACACCAGAAAATCCTGTCTGGCATACAGATTCGCCGCCCAGAGTTCATCAACTCTAAAACCGCGCTTGACAATCTGTGAGTTTGGTGTTTCTATATAGCCAAAGGAGACGAATATGAATGAACAACATCAACCCGAAGATTTCCGTTCGCAAGTCCAGCGTCTGGTGGCCGAAGGCAAACTCACCCCCGATGAGGCGGCAGGATTGCTAGAGGGGGATTCACCCACAGAAGCCAGCACAGAGCCGATGGCGCTGATGCCCACCCAGAGCGCCGCCGAGTTCAGCGAGACGCCGCCCGACCTTGATCTGTATGTCAGTGGCTACAGCCTGACCGTGCTGCACGACACGCACCTGTCAGCCCCGCAACTGAGCGCCAACCGCGACGGCGAAGTGACGTTGCAGGCCACCGCCAACGGCTGGATCGTGCGCCGCCTGACCCATTCCGGCCACCACACCTTTAGCCTGAAAGCGATTTTGGCTCTGCCCTTTGCGCCCCGCAATGTGCATGTTCAGGTAGAGGGCGGCAGCCTGACCCTGCCCGATGTGTCGGGCGAAATGCAGGCCGAAGTCAATGGCGGCCACGTGCGAATGGGCCGCGCCGCGAGCCTGAACGCCGAAGTGAACGGCGGCAATCTGACCGCCACTGAATTGGGCGGCCCCACGCACCTGAACGTGAACGGCGGCAACCTGACGCTGGAGGGCGCACGCAGCCTGAATGCCAGTATCAACGGCGGCAACCTGCGCTGGGCGGGTGTGCTGACGGGTGGTAACCACCGGTTAGAGGTGAATGCCGGAAACGCAACGGTGTACCTCAAAGAGGGCAGCAACGTGACTTTGCGGGCCGAAGTAACAGTAGGGGCCTTCAAATCTGACTTTGCCACCAGTCAATCAGGCGGGTTCCTGAACACGCGGCATGGCGGGCAACTGGGCAGCGGCGAAGCGCAACTGTCTTGCCGGGTCACGGCGGGTCAGGTCAAGGTGCTGAGCGGATCGGGGGTGGGGTCATGAAAGAAAAAGTCAAACGTATTTTGGATTTGGTACGGGCCGGAAAACTTGATCTGAACGACGCCGCGCCGCTGCTGGCCGCCCTGAGTACCCGGCTGGCCCTGACCGACGCCGACCGCGAACTGATTGGATCGCTGCTGGCCCGCGAGGAGATGGACACTGGGCAGGTGGCCGAGCACTTGATGTTGCTGCGCGGCGTGCGCGATACGCCCCCAACCCCGCCGCGCCCCCCCACTCCCCCCAGTCATCCGGGGTGGGATGAGCAGTTTCCTGGTTCACAATCTTTCGGACGCGGCATGAATGTAGACGTGAATCTGGAGGGCATCATGGATCGAGTCAATGACCGCTTAAATAGTGTGCTGGGTCGTGGGGGGGCGCACCCGCCCAGTCCCCGCGCCGGAG from Deinococcus sp. QL22 encodes:
- a CDS encoding agmatine deiminase family protein, with protein sequence MPHVTRSDLSSSSLPAPEQHLLPRDTPAALLGFAMPAEWAPHAATWMGWPANDDLWFGHLDAVRAEFAELIRTIARFEAVHLLVRDTESEQDARERLDGANVSFHHVPLDDVWMRDNGPIFITRGSGAEADLSLINWRFNAWGGKFDSGHDDRVPEYVAQSLSLTHWDRPEVLEGGGLEVNGAGMGLTTRSCFLTDTRNPGLTEEGYAELLQGTLGIQKLLWLDGGLENDHTDGHIDTITRFVDEQTIVTSVEPNPEDPNHTTMAGNLAQLQAMTDLSGQPFRVVELPLPAQRLEGAEGRLPPTYANFYIGNGFVVVPQYGDPNDIPALEVLRPLFPGREVIGLSSRAIIEGGGSFHCITQQQPQGQAWNGK
- a CDS encoding DsbA family protein; the encoded protein is MWWLTDQALGEGSPYQQNSLAAFLAAHAAAQQGEELHWAFTLALFRAVHEDKKTLDEAAITDAAHTAGLDLDAFAAARADEAGLRASLRAELAEAAEIGVFGTPTFVLPDGSAAYYRFENLTRDPETALVWWNLYGEVLRSGAGIATVKRAKNRPTKKA
- a CDS encoding GNAT family N-acetyltransferase — protein: MASETFPLPDAQGAETDLGGGYSLRPVTNADAWAVADRLEVEAYQSVSFDWQTDAPFAMPDGKRHAWLVLHGGEVAGWQISRQWDARTAYMINTALLPEHRGKGVYSRLLPTVLDVLKAEGYTLVRSHHHATNNAVLIPKLRAGFRLQGMEIDHHGMLAVLIYSFDPVYRDYMDVRCGLKRAGEEVAQRLGLDALEPTPSLSDDFLPA
- a CDS encoding RNB domain-containing ribonuclease; the encoded protein is MTLPPLTADQLTPAQRTEIELLARGKAEKSRTLRELGQQETPESAHALLLRLGIWTDARTPYADRLGAALTPVTLPVPDFADEARLDLTHLEAFAIDDDGNRDPDDAVGIEALEGGLTRLWVHVADVSALVTADSPLDLEARARGATLYLPDQTIGMLPDELVERTGLGLHDTMPALSISLDLDSDGNADAVDVCLSRVRVTRLTYSQAQERLDAGAEPFVTMARLARASRDLRESEGAMSIDLPEVRVKVNADGVEVSPLPKPEMRFVVQESMTLAGWGAAIFGDDHSIALPFATQDAPTRDVHGDTLPAQWARRRTLARTRFQPSPGPHHGMGLELYVQATSPMRRYLDLVVHQQLRSHLTGTEPLAGKAVAARVAEAQMNADATRQAERLSRKHHTLRYVAAQPDRVWDAVIVDRRGPQATLLIPDLAYDLPLSTPAPAGTALRLRMTDVDLPKLTVRARVVTGE